The Streptomyces sp. TLI_105 DNA segment CACCAAACTGCCATTCGTTCGCCTTCGACACGAGGCTTCTCGAGGATCTGGAAGCATGACCACGACCCGTGAGAACCCGTCCGCCGCCTTCCTTCTCGGCGGAGACCTTCCCGTCGCCCGCCTGGGCTTCGGTGCCATGCGACTTCCGGCCCGGGAGATCGCCGGTCCCGCGAATGATCCGGAGACGTCGGCGGCCGTGCTGAGGCGGGCCGTCGAACTCGGGGTGAACCACATCGACACCGCCTGGTTCTACTTCCACGACGGGCTCTCGGCCAACGGCCTGATCCGTCGCGTCCTGCATCCCTATCCCGAGGACCTGGTCCTGGCGGTCAAGGTCGGCCCGGTCCGACACCCCGACGGCAGGTGGGGCGCCCCGGCCGGGCCCCGGGAACTCGTCGCCGGCGTCCACCGCACACTGCGGGAACTCGGCCAGGACCGCCTCGACCTCGTCTATCTGCGGCTCCACGAGGACGACGAAGCAGTTGCCGAACGATTCGGAGCGCTCGCCGCCCTCCGGGAGGAGGGGCTGATCCGGCACCTCGGCCTCAGCAACACGACCACCGGACAGCTCGCCAGTGCGCAGCGGATCGCCCCGGTGGCGGCGGTGCAGAACATGTACGGCCTCTTCCACCGCCGGCGCCCGGAAGTCCTCGACGCCTGCACCCGGCAGGGCATCGCGTTCGTGCCGTTCTTCTCTCTGGAAAGCCTGGGCCGCCCCGAGCCGGCCGAACCACTCGCCCGGATCGCCGCCCGGAACGGAGCCTCTCCCGAACAGGTCAAGCTGGCCTGGACGCTGGCCAGGTCACCGGTCGTCCTCGCGATTCCCGGCACTTCCTCGGTGGCCCACGTGGAGGACAACATCGCGGCGGCCGAACTACTTCTCGACCCGGAGGACCTTGCCGCCCTGGACGCCGTGTCGAACTGAGTGGCGGGACTGGACAACGACGAAACCCCAGGTCGTGACGCCCCATGGACCCGCGCTTGCCCGCGACGCGTAACGCCGCCCTGAAGGCCAAGGATCTGGAACCGGGATCTACCGGGGCCCGACGTCCACGAGGGCTCGACACAGCGCGGTGGCGTCCCCGACCGCCTGCCTGCAGTCGGCGTCCGAGATCACGAGCCCTTGGCCGAGGGGGACTGGAAGTCGGCACCCGGCGCAGGTACTTCTCGTCGACGACCCCGTCGTTGTGGGTGAGGCGTGGCGCGCAGCCCAGGTCCGGAGCAGCCGCTGCCAGGCGGGTGACTCCACCGAACCGCGTACGTCGGGGAAGCCGGCCGAGACGAAGAGGTCTGGCATGTCGTCGAGTCGCTGGAAGATGCTCCCCTTGCCGCGCAGCCGCTCTTCCGCGTCCGCGACGTGCTCATGGAACACGGAGGATCCGAGTGCCTCGACGACACCCACAACGTTCTCGATCGTGTCGACCCAACTGCGGGTGAACACACCCTGCTCGCGCACGGCGGCCCGGATCTCGTCGGGCAGTGAGGCCAGTGCGTCGAGCCGGGCGGTTTCCGCCTGCAGCGCGTCGAAGGCGACGGTGGCCGCTGGCAGTCGACCGCACGAGGGGCAGTAGCGGTGCTCGCCGAAGACGCCGTAGCGGATCTCGCATCCCGCGCACGTCCGTGTACGGGCGAGCCGCTCTTCGTCGATCTCGGGCAGGGGGCGGGGATACCGGGGGCGGCTACGGAACGACATGGCGGGCCCAGCTGATCTACCAGCACTCCATCAAGGCCCACCAGCGCAAGCTTGCCGACGACATCGACGCCGACGTCTGCCGGCAGCGCGCGGCGGCGCGGAGTGTGGACAGTGGCTGCGCGACCGTCGCTGTCCACAAGTTTCCGCCCCCGCCTCCGGGTCCCGGCGGAGTCGCACGGTCGAGGTGATGCCCAGGGGGTGTCGTTGAGTGGCCGTGCCAACGAGAACGGACAGGCCCAGCCGGTGCAGCCGTCGTACCGCCGGCTGGGGCGTTCGAACCAGCCCCGGCCGGACGGCCCTACTTCTCCACTGACGCCTACCCGAGTCGGCCGTCTTCGTCACCATCTCTTCGGCCGCCTTGTCGTTTGCTGTCGACCGCCTCTACTGGCGCGTAA contains these protein-coding regions:
- a CDS encoding aldo/keto reductase — encoded protein: MTTTRENPSAAFLLGGDLPVARLGFGAMRLPAREIAGPANDPETSAAVLRRAVELGVNHIDTAWFYFHDGLSANGLIRRVLHPYPEDLVLAVKVGPVRHPDGRWGAPAGPRELVAGVHRTLRELGQDRLDLVYLRLHEDDEAVAERFGALAALREEGLIRHLGLSNTTTGQLASAQRIAPVAAVQNMYGLFHRRRPEVLDACTRQGIAFVPFFSLESLGRPEPAEPLARIAARNGASPEQVKLAWTLARSPVVLAIPGTSSVAHVEDNIAAAELLLDPEDLAALDAVSN